The following are from one region of the Cloacibacterium normanense genome:
- a CDS encoding putative transporter, which yields MFEWLKTLLFPTEDPSVIQSLVTIMLAIGTGVFFGRLKMGKITFGVSAVMFTGLILGHFGYRMNEEIFDFIRDFGLILFVYGIGLQVGPSFFSSFRNEGLKFNILAVSTVLFGGFITFLLFKFTGVSIENLVGIMSGAVTNTPGLGAAKNTIVELKNQFPDKTFDDPTIGYAITYPLGVFGIIGVIILSKVLLKIHPDVEMRKFRMNKINREEPLIHKKLRVTNPQYFGIPLGEVINSIGHEIVVSRLKHSGEVSVFSPKLDTELQDRDVLMIVGKEADLQDFIKKVGRPSTDSFIESDSDINKKNIFVTKPSAVHKTLSDLDLYNAYDVKVTRVFRAGKEMIPRPSLELFYGDILRVIGTDQGIKEAEKIIGNQEKKLIEPDFLSLFGGLLIGIIVGSIPLVIPGLPIPLKLGFAAGPLIVALLISRYGGISFIHSYINNGATYFMKDLGICLFFAAVGIHAGEGFYENFIKYNGWLWILYGSAVTFIPLILMVIVGRFFLKINYLQLVGIMSGSYTDPAALSFSTNYLDSDIPIQSYAQVYPLVTIARIFTASLLILLLT from the coding sequence ATGTTCGAGTGGCTTAAAACCTTACTTTTCCCAACTGAAGACCCAAGTGTAATTCAATCATTAGTTACCATAATGCTTGCAATAGGTACTGGAGTTTTCTTTGGAAGATTGAAAATGGGCAAAATTACCTTCGGTGTTTCTGCAGTAATGTTTACTGGATTAATCTTGGGGCATTTTGGCTATAGAATGAATGAAGAAATATTCGATTTCATTAGAGATTTTGGTTTGATATTGTTTGTTTATGGTATCGGATTACAAGTAGGACCATCATTCTTCTCTTCTTTTAGAAATGAAGGTTTAAAGTTTAATATCCTTGCTGTTTCTACAGTTTTATTCGGCGGATTCATAACTTTTCTACTCTTTAAATTCACAGGAGTTAGCATAGAAAACTTGGTGGGAATTATGAGTGGTGCTGTAACCAATACACCAGGTTTAGGAGCTGCTAAAAATACCATTGTAGAATTAAAAAATCAGTTTCCAGATAAAACATTTGATGACCCAACAATTGGTTACGCCATCACTTATCCTTTAGGTGTTTTTGGAATCATTGGTGTCATTATTTTATCTAAAGTTCTTCTAAAAATTCATCCTGATGTAGAAATGAGAAAATTCAGAATGAACAAAATTAATCGCGAAGAACCATTAATTCACAAAAAACTAAGAGTTACGAATCCTCAATATTTTGGAATTCCCTTAGGTGAAGTAATTAACAGTATAGGTCATGAAATTGTAGTTTCTAGATTGAAACACAGTGGCGAGGTTTCTGTTTTTTCGCCAAAATTAGACACAGAACTTCAAGACAGAGATGTACTGATGATTGTAGGAAAAGAAGCTGATTTACAAGACTTCATCAAAAAAGTAGGAAGACCTTCTACTGACTCTTTCATAGAATCTGATTCTGATATTAACAAGAAAAATATTTTCGTGACCAAACCTTCTGCAGTTCACAAAACACTCTCAGATTTAGATTTGTACAATGCGTATGATGTAAAAGTAACTAGAGTTTTCAGAGCGGGTAAAGAAATGATTCCTAGACCAAGTTTAGAACTTTTCTACGGAGATATTTTGAGAGTTATTGGTACTGACCAAGGTATTAAAGAAGCAGAAAAAATCATTGGTAATCAAGAGAAAAAATTAATAGAACCAGATTTCTTATCACTTTTCGGAGGTTTATTAATAGGGATTATCGTAGGTTCTATTCCATTAGTGATTCCTGGTTTACCAATTCCTTTAAAATTAGGATTTGCAGCAGGACCACTGATTGTAGCATTGCTTATTTCTAGATATGGTGGTATTTCTTTCATTCACTCTTATATCAATAACGGAGCGACTTATTTCATGAAAGATTTAGGAATTTGTTTATTCTTTGCAGCAGTAGGTATCCATGCAGGAGAAGGATTCTATGAAAACTTCATCAAATATAACGGTTGGCTATGGATTTTATATGGTTCTGCAGTAACTTTCATTCCATTAATCTTAATGGTGATTGTAGGAAGATTTTTCTTAAAAATCAATTATTTACAATTGGTAGGAATTATGAGCGGAAGTTATACAGACCCAGCTGCATTATCATTTAGTACCAATTATTTAGATTCTGACATTCCAATCCAAAGCTATGCGCAAGTTTATCCTTTGGTTACCATTGCCAGAATTTTTACCGCAAGTTTATTAATCTTGCTACTGACTTAA
- the yajC gene encoding preprotein translocase subunit YajC encodes MFTTIFLQAQGGGDFFSMILPFVLMIVIFYFLILRPQTTKQKKERQFQDSLKPGARVVTTSGMHAKIVQVVEDGVILETMSGKLKFEKAAISREFTEARFPETVGK; translated from the coding sequence ATGTTTACAACAATATTTCTACAAGCACAAGGTGGAGGTGATTTCTTCTCAATGATTTTACCATTTGTCTTAATGATTGTAATTTTCTACTTCTTAATCTTGAGACCACAGACTACCAAGCAAAAGAAAGAAAGACAATTTCAAGATTCTCTAAAACCAGGCGCTAGAGTAGTAACCACTTCTGGTATGCATGCTAAAATTGTACAAGTAGTAGAAGATGGTGTAATTTTAGAAACCATGAGTGGTAAATTAAAATTCGAAAAAGCTGCTATTTCTAGAGAATTTACAGAAGCTAGATTCCCTGAAACAGTAGGAAAATAA
- a CDS encoding DUF1573 domain-containing protein, giving the protein MKRILGLSLLAVLTLASCKKNEAAETSTATTTTEQKDPFADDRVVKQSDLVSEAKNHAETTLALSEPDFNFGKIKKGDVVEHVYEVTNTGKNPLIISAVKPGCGCTAPDYTKDPIMPGQKGQITLKFDSTNFDGIVYKSAEVYANVAQVPIEIRFSADIQP; this is encoded by the coding sequence ATGAAAAGAATTTTAGGTTTAAGCTTATTAGCTGTTTTGACTTTAGCTTCTTGTAAAAAAAATGAAGCAGCAGAAACATCAACTGCTACTACTACAACAGAGCAAAAAGATCCTTTTGCAGATGACAGAGTGGTGAAACAAAGTGATTTAGTAAGCGAAGCAAAAAATCATGCAGAAACTACATTAGCACTTTCTGAACCAGATTTTAATTTCGGAAAAATCAAAAAAGGAGATGTGGTAGAACACGTTTACGAGGTAACCAACACAGGTAAAAATCCTTTGATTATTTCTGCGGTAAAACCAGGTTGCGGATGTACAGCTCCAGATTATACTAAAGATCCAATTATGCCTGGTCAAAAAGGTCAAATTACGCTAAAATTTGATTCTACTAATTTTGATGGTATAGTGTATAAATCAGCAGAAGTGTATGCAAACGTAGCACAAGTTCCTATCGAAATTAGATTCTCAGCAGATATTCAACCCTAA
- the nusB gene encoding transcription antitermination factor NusB, with product MLGRRQIREKVVQTLYSYHQNPIKTDVLEKNMFTEIEKIYYLYIYQLNFLVALKDLAERQIEIGKNKFIKTEEDLNPNMKFVNNQVFLQLDQNEERLSFNSKHKKYQWDLHDELLVKTFQRIVASKRYQEYMAEESLSFEEDQKFVGKLFLKYVAENEDFHERLEELELSWADDFHISNSMIQKTIGFMKQNQPSHTLIKMLKDEEDRHFAKKLLLQSISHWENSEKKIEERLENWDLERISLMDRLILITAITEIDNFPLTPAKVIINEYIEVSKVFATDRSQIFVNGILDKYTKDISRA from the coding sequence ATGTTAGGAAGAAGACAAATCCGCGAAAAAGTAGTGCAGACACTATATTCTTATCATCAGAATCCTATAAAAACTGATGTTTTAGAGAAAAATATGTTTACAGAGATTGAAAAAATCTATTATCTCTATATTTATCAACTCAATTTCTTGGTTGCATTAAAAGATCTTGCCGAAAGACAAATTGAAATCGGTAAAAATAAATTTATTAAGACTGAAGAAGACCTTAATCCTAACATGAAATTCGTGAATAATCAAGTTTTTTTACAGCTTGATCAAAACGAAGAAAGACTTTCCTTTAACTCAAAACACAAAAAATATCAGTGGGACTTACACGATGAATTGTTGGTGAAAACATTTCAGAGAATCGTTGCGAGTAAGCGTTACCAAGAATATATGGCCGAAGAAAGCCTAAGTTTTGAAGAAGACCAAAAGTTTGTTGGGAAATTATTTCTAAAATATGTTGCCGAAAATGAAGATTTTCATGAGCGTTTAGAAGAATTAGAATTGTCTTGGGCAGATGATTTTCATATCTCGAATTCTATGATTCAGAAGACCATTGGTTTTATGAAACAAAATCAGCCGAGTCATACTTTAATCAAAATGCTTAAAGATGAAGAAGACAGACATTTTGCTAAAAAATTATTATTACAAAGCATTTCTCACTGGGAAAATTCTGAGAAAAAAATCGAAGAAAGACTAGAAAATTGGGATTTAGAAAGAATTTCTTTAATGGATAGATTGATTTTAATTACAGCTATTACAGAGATAGATAATTTCCCTCTCACTCCAGCAAAAGTGATTATAAACGAATATATAGAGGTTTCTAAAGTGTTTGCTACCGATAGAAGTCAGATTTTTGTGAATGGAATCTTAGATAAATACACGAAAGATATTTCTAGAGCATAA